One Micromonospora sp. WMMD1120 genomic region harbors:
- a CDS encoding NAD(P)/FAD-dependent oxidoreductase, whose protein sequence is MNPKRILVVGAGHVGLYAALRLSKKLSSREAEVMVVDPQPHMTYQPFLPEAAAGNISPRHSVVPLRRELKRCKMVAGTVTRIEHARKVATVQPISGPAREITYDHVIVAPGSVSRTLPIPGLHEQGIGFKTIGEAIYLRNHVLDRLDVAAATPDPDVRRSALTFTFVGGGYAGIEALAEMEDMARDALRYYPELNQDEVRWVLVEATQRVLPEVDRDMGAYTVQQLMKRNMDIRLDTRLESCVDGVVKLSDGDSFRSDTIVWTAGVKPSPMLDATDLPRDERRRVTCLPTLQVVDGDRVVEGAWSAGDCAAVPDLTKEPGNFCSPSAQHAVRQAARMADNIAAVIRGREPVNYKHKHVGSVASLGLHKGVAQVYGIKMTGWPAWVMHRTYHMSRIPSFNRKVRVVVDWTLAFVLKREVVALGQLHDPREEFSEASQPVGAPRV, encoded by the coding sequence GTGAATCCGAAGCGGATCCTTGTGGTGGGTGCCGGGCACGTCGGTCTGTACGCGGCCCTGCGCCTGTCGAAGAAGCTCAGCTCCCGTGAGGCTGAGGTCATGGTGGTGGACCCCCAACCCCACATGACCTACCAGCCGTTCCTGCCCGAGGCGGCGGCGGGCAACATCTCCCCGCGCCACTCCGTGGTGCCGCTGCGGCGGGAGTTGAAGCGCTGCAAGATGGTGGCCGGCACCGTCACGCGGATCGAGCACGCCCGCAAGGTGGCCACCGTGCAGCCGATCAGCGGCCCGGCCCGGGAGATCACGTACGACCACGTGATCGTGGCCCCGGGTTCGGTCTCCCGCACCCTGCCGATTCCCGGCCTGCACGAGCAGGGCATCGGGTTCAAGACCATCGGCGAGGCGATCTACCTGCGTAACCACGTGCTGGACCGGCTCGACGTGGCCGCCGCGACGCCGGACCCGGACGTCCGCCGCTCGGCGTTGACCTTCACCTTCGTCGGCGGTGGTTACGCCGGCATCGAGGCGCTCGCCGAGATGGAGGACATGGCTCGCGACGCCCTGCGCTACTACCCGGAGCTCAACCAGGACGAGGTCCGCTGGGTGCTGGTCGAGGCGACCCAGCGGGTGCTGCCCGAGGTCGACCGGGACATGGGCGCGTACACCGTCCAGCAGTTGATGAAGCGGAACATGGACATCCGGCTGGACACCCGGCTGGAGTCCTGCGTCGACGGTGTGGTGAAGCTCTCCGACGGCGACAGCTTCCGGTCCGACACGATCGTCTGGACGGCGGGCGTGAAGCCGTCGCCGATGCTCGACGCGACCGACCTTCCGCGCGACGAGCGCCGGCGGGTCACCTGCCTGCCCACCCTCCAGGTGGTCGACGGCGACCGGGTGGTCGAGGGCGCGTGGAGCGCTGGTGACTGCGCCGCCGTGCCCGACCTGACCAAGGAGCCGGGCAACTTCTGCTCGCCGAGCGCACAGCACGCGGTGCGCCAGGCGGCCCGGATGGCCGACAACATCGCCGCCGTGATCCGGGGCCGTGAGCCGGTCAACTACAAGCACAAGCACGTGGGCAGCGTCGCCAGCCTCGGCCTGCACAAGGGCGTGGCCCAGGTGTACGGCATCAAGATGACCGGCTGGCCGGCCTGGGTGATGCACCGGACGTACCACATGAGCCGGATTCCGTCGTTCAACCGCAAGGTTCGCGTGGTGGTGGACTGGACGCTGGCGTTCGTCCTCAAGCGCGAGGTCGTCGCCCTCGGTCAGCTGCACGACCCGCGCGAGGAGTTCTCCGAGGCGTCCCAGCCGGTCGGCGCCCCCCGGGTCTGA
- a CDS encoding Bax inhibitor-1/YccA family protein, with protein MRSENPVLRRLDETGRVEARVLGSRDVEPMTVDDVVVRTVGLLLVTGAAAAVSWAVVPDAVWLGAALAGSALASIALVLVISLRRITNPVPIVGYAVLQGLLLGVASRTFEQVYPGIVVQAVAGTFGVFLGMAALYRARVIRATPRLARLVIGTLLGIAVLTVVNLVSYLITGRPGLAVYSVSGEVGWLPYAFSVLAIIAGAFSFILDFDLVERSVRDGRPRRYAWLSAFGLLTGLVFLYWQLLRLLSYLRR; from the coding sequence GTGCGCAGCGAGAACCCGGTGCTCAGACGGCTGGACGAGACCGGCCGGGTGGAGGCCCGGGTGCTCGGCTCCCGAGACGTCGAGCCGATGACCGTCGACGACGTGGTGGTGCGTACCGTCGGGTTGCTGCTCGTCACGGGCGCCGCCGCGGCGGTGTCCTGGGCGGTGGTCCCGGACGCGGTGTGGTTGGGCGCCGCGCTGGCCGGCAGCGCGCTCGCCTCGATCGCCCTGGTCCTGGTCATCTCGCTGCGGAGGATCACCAACCCGGTGCCGATCGTCGGTTACGCGGTTCTCCAGGGGCTGCTGCTGGGGGTCGCCAGCCGCACCTTCGAGCAGGTCTACCCGGGCATCGTGGTGCAGGCGGTGGCCGGCACGTTCGGCGTCTTCCTCGGCATGGCGGCGCTCTACCGGGCCCGGGTGATCCGGGCGACGCCCCGGTTGGCGCGGCTGGTGATCGGCACGCTGCTCGGCATCGCCGTGCTCACCGTTGTCAACCTGGTGTCGTACCTGATCACCGGGCGGCCGGGTCTGGCGGTCTACAGCGTCAGCGGCGAGGTGGGCTGGCTGCCGTACGCCTTCTCGGTGCTGGCGATCATCGCCGGGGCGTTCAGCTTCATCCTCGACTTCGACCTCGTCGAGCGGTCGGTGCGCGACGGTCGACCCCGCCGGTACGCGTGGCTGAGCGCTTTCGGCCTACTCACCGGGTTGGTCTTCCTGTACTGGCAGCTACTGCGGCTGCTCAGCTACCTGCGTCGGTGA
- a CDS encoding DUF58 domain-containing protein, giving the protein MTGPTVPPATEPEPAAGWAPTPALGRAVLLAGLLLVAGVLLGRVDLIVLAAPFALGTTYALRRRPTALPQVWISAGDDGPLVEGGDVTAAVTVGNPDTVDYDLVVVRSRVSQWLRIDRAGFALQSGSDDPASGGTADTGAATSANGGRRSAADRPFVTAVPTGAAVDLELAGNARRWGRHPVGPAGARVAAAGGLLVSRAVITEPVGVRVYPRTEPFEAVEAMPRAAGLVGAHRSRRPGEGGELAGVRVFAPGDRLRRIDWRVSLRARQLHVASTLSDRDAEVVVLLDVLAEAGRSGGVDGAASVLDTTVRATAAIAEHYLHRGDRVSLLEYGPAARRLRPAAGRRQYLTVLEWLLDIRAHASAHEPYDQVFGPQLLSSDALVVVLTPLLDERSAQMLARLARAGRFVVAVDTLPTDLASPKDGGWAEVAYRLWRLDRDVMIGQLREHGVPVVRWAGAGSLDQVLRDVARLATAPRVGGR; this is encoded by the coding sequence ATGACGGGACCGACGGTGCCGCCGGCCACCGAACCGGAGCCGGCCGCCGGCTGGGCGCCCACCCCGGCGCTCGGCCGTGCGGTGCTGCTCGCCGGTCTGCTGCTCGTGGCGGGCGTACTGCTGGGTCGGGTCGACCTGATCGTGCTCGCCGCCCCGTTCGCGCTGGGCACGACGTACGCGCTCCGTCGTCGGCCCACGGCGCTGCCGCAGGTGTGGATCAGCGCGGGTGACGACGGGCCGCTGGTCGAGGGCGGCGACGTGACGGCGGCGGTGACCGTCGGCAACCCGGACACCGTCGACTACGACCTGGTGGTGGTGCGGTCCCGGGTGTCGCAGTGGCTGCGGATCGACAGGGCCGGCTTCGCCCTGCAGAGCGGGTCGGACGATCCGGCGTCGGGCGGCACAGCCGACACCGGCGCGGCGACGTCGGCGAACGGTGGTCGCCGGTCCGCCGCCGATCGGCCCTTCGTGACGGCGGTGCCGACCGGCGCGGCCGTGGACCTGGAGCTGGCCGGTAACGCCCGACGCTGGGGCCGGCATCCGGTCGGCCCGGCCGGCGCCCGGGTCGCGGCGGCGGGCGGCCTGCTGGTCTCCCGCGCGGTGATCACCGAGCCGGTCGGGGTGCGGGTGTACCCGCGAACCGAGCCGTTCGAGGCGGTGGAGGCGATGCCCCGCGCCGCCGGCCTGGTCGGGGCGCACCGCTCCCGGCGGCCCGGTGAGGGCGGCGAGCTGGCCGGCGTACGGGTCTTCGCCCCCGGGGACCGGCTGCGCCGGATCGACTGGCGGGTGTCGTTGCGTGCCCGACAGTTGCACGTGGCCTCGACCCTCTCCGACCGGGACGCGGAGGTGGTGGTGCTGCTGGACGTGCTCGCCGAGGCCGGCCGCTCCGGTGGGGTGGACGGCGCGGCATCGGTGCTGGACACCACGGTCCGGGCCACCGCGGCGATCGCCGAGCACTACCTGCACCGCGGCGACCGGGTGTCGCTGTTGGAGTACGGGCCGGCGGCCCGCCGGCTGCGCCCGGCCGCCGGGCGACGGCAGTACCTGACGGTGCTGGAGTGGTTGCTCGACATCCGGGCGCACGCGTCCGCGCACGAGCCGTACGACCAGGTCTTCGGCCCGCAGCTACTCTCCTCGGACGCGCTGGTGGTGGTGCTGACTCCGTTGCTGGACGAGCGGTCGGCGCAGATGCTCGCCCGGCTGGCCCGCGCCGGACGGTTCGTGGTGGCGGTGGACACGTTGCCGACCGATCTGGCGTCGCCGAAGGACGGTGGTTGGGCCGAGGTGGCGTACCGGCTGTGGCGGCTGGACCGCGACGTCATGATCGGGCAGCTCCGCGAGCACGGGGTGCCCGTGGTGCGGTGGGCCGGCGCCGGCAGCCTGGACCAGGTGTTGCGGGACGTGGCCCGGCTGGCGACGGCTCCGAGGGTGGGTGGCCGGTGA
- a CDS encoding Bax inhibitor-1/YccA family protein: protein MKTSNPVLARLGQAAERERSAGYAPTGPYGQPGIPQQYPSQAGYPAAPPTVAPMTVDDVVVKTVALLGILGITAAAAWVLVPDSLVGTAWIGAAVVGLVLGLIISFSRMANPALVIAYAVVEGVFVGMVSKAFETFYDGIVLQAATASFGIFFLMAMLYKAKVIRATPAFVKGMIAVMAGLFAVMLINLVLALFGVNTGLRDGSPLAIGFSLVCIVVASLSFVLSFKEIEDGVRMGLPQRYSWVAAFGILVSLVWLYIEILRLLSYFQGDD, encoded by the coding sequence GTGAAGACCTCGAACCCGGTGCTCGCCCGGCTCGGCCAGGCGGCCGAGCGGGAGCGCTCCGCCGGGTACGCCCCGACCGGGCCGTACGGACAGCCCGGCATTCCCCAGCAGTACCCGTCCCAGGCCGGTTACCCGGCAGCGCCGCCCACCGTGGCGCCCATGACCGTCGACGACGTGGTCGTCAAGACGGTCGCCCTCCTCGGCATCCTCGGCATCACCGCCGCGGCCGCCTGGGTGCTCGTGCCCGACTCGCTGGTCGGCACCGCCTGGATCGGCGCGGCGGTGGTCGGGCTGGTCCTCGGCCTGATCATCTCGTTCTCCCGGATGGCCAACCCGGCGCTCGTCATCGCGTACGCGGTCGTCGAGGGCGTCTTCGTCGGCATGGTCAGCAAGGCGTTCGAGACCTTCTACGACGGCATCGTGCTCCAGGCCGCCACGGCCAGCTTCGGCATCTTCTTCCTGATGGCGATGCTCTACAAGGCGAAGGTCATCCGGGCCACCCCGGCGTTCGTCAAGGGCATGATCGCGGTCATGGCCGGTCTCTTCGCGGTCATGCTGATCAACCTGGTGCTGGCGCTGTTCGGCGTCAACACCGGCCTGCGCGACGGCAGCCCGCTGGCCATCGGCTTCAGCCTGGTCTGCATCGTGGTCGCCTCGCTGAGCTTCGTGCTCAGCTTCAAGGAGATCGAGGACGGCGTCCGGATGGGCCTGCCGCAGCGCTACTCCTGGGTGGCCGCGTTCGGCATCCTGGTCAGCCTGGTCTGGCTCTACATCGAGATCCTGCGCCTGCTGAGCTACTTCCAGGGCGACGACTGA